DNA sequence from the Candidatus Bathyarchaeota archaeon genome:
CCATGATTCGTATTTTGAATTTAGTCTGACAAGATGTGTAGTAATATCTTTACGAGACAGATCACACATGTCAAACATTTTCAGTTCAACACTTTTCAATTCATTCGGAACAATTGGCTTCATTTCATAAACCGGAATTGCTTCGGTTGAAATTGAATCTGTGAATTCAATATCGTTATCGTTCCATAATGGAGAGCAACCATGTCCTACTGCAAAGGTCTTTTTCTTCCTGAATAACAGGAGATTTGACTTCTCATCGTCCTTATCTGTTTTTGATGCGGCAGCTTTGTATTGGCAGAAGCATTTTTCACTGGAACTTACTGAAAATGAAACCTGAAAAAAGCAATCTTCATTTCTGATGTTTTCTGTGCCTCCAGTATTCTGATTAATCAGAGTAAAAGTAAGAAGATGAATGTTCTTGCCGTTCTCATTTTCATGAGTTCTGTTACGTATATTCAGTTTGAGATTTGTTTCTTTTCCGTTTTTGTCATAAAGATGCTTGTCTGTGGTTTTTCCTGATTGTGTTGGTATTTCACCCGTATTCAGAATAAATTCCTGGTCAAGTGATATTCTGAAGAATGCTTTTCTTGTAATTGCATTTCCATCTTCCTTCAGGTAACTGTAATCTCTGATTTCATAAACTCCAGCTTTGACTTTAACAGAAAAACCATCTTTGGGAATTCTGGAAAAGCAACTGAAACCCATTGCCGATGGAAGAAAAGAGTTGGCTAGACCGATTTCTTCTTCAAAGTCTTCTGCCATGTCAACAGGGGCATTACTGTCATCTGCTTTTACAGGGTCATCAACTTCTTTTTTTTCATTTTCGGGGTTTTCTAAAATGCTTTCTTCCTCAGAAGAGGTAAAATCTAGTTTTTCAATAGTAGCGGATCGTGGGAATAATGCACCTGCCCCATAACGTAATCTAGGTGGCTCGTTCAGTAAAATTTCTTCTCCGTTATCCTGTACGTGTGGCTTTACAGGGTCGGGACCTATTAATTCCTTGTATAAGAATTTCAGAATGTCTTCTCTCACATCAACTGAGCTTTCGTTTTAGAATTTCCCTGTATTCATTTCTCATTGCCTCGGAAATGAAAAGTATCAAACCATATCTTGCCCTACTCATGGCTATATACAACAATGACCTGGCAATTTCGCTTGATAAATCTTCAATGTCAGTTATCAGAACATAATTGCTCTCCATGCCTTTGTATGATTGAACTGTTGCAAATCCATAAAATGGCTGTTCCGGAGAAATTTCTCTGTTGTTTTTTATTTCTCTGATTGTAAACCCCGGGACAGAATCAACACAAGAGCTTTCAAATTTTCTTGGGGAGATAATCACTGATTCACTATTGGGGAGTCTGTTTTTTTTAAGCTTTTGAAGTTGTTCTGCAAGTAAACTTTTCTGATGTGCTTCATCAGTATAAAAAAAGTACTCAACAGGGATTCCCTCAAGGTGTTCCAGTAAAAATGGTGGCATTTCAAATCCTGACATCAGTGATGTTTCTTCACCAACCTGCTTTGTATTACGGCAATTAATTTTCAGAAGAAAGTTTGTGTGCTGGCCATATTCTTTCAGCAGATTAACCATCTCTGTCTTTGAAACCTGTGCATATATTGCCTGCCTTTCAAAGTCACCGTAAATTTCCCAGGAGCCATTTGACAAGCCTCCAGATACCATTGAATCAAACAAGCTCAGATAGTCCTCTCTGATTAAATCCTGACCTTCATCAACTATCAGCTTGTCAAATTTTTTACTAATCCCTTTTTGATAAATATCTTTTAACAACAGAGGTAAATACTTCCTGTAAAAATCTTGTCTGCTGCTTTGTGTTTTATCATAATCAAAACCTTTTGATTGCTCAAACAGGAAGCTATGCAAACTTGAAACCGTAATTCTGTCATTCCATTCTTCAATCTGTTTTTGCATCCATTCTCCAATTAAACGGTTAAAACAGGTGAGAAAAACAGTTTTGCCTTCTGCGGCAGCTCTTATTGCCGATTCAATCGCAATCATCGTTTTTCCGGTGCCAGCACTTCCCTGTATAACACTTCGTTCATTCAGCTGAATTGAATCGAGTATCCGGTATTGTTCTTCAGTATATTTTTTTACTTCTTTATCAAACTCAGCCAATCTTTCTTTTACAGTACGCACTCTTTCAAAATCTCCTCTCAGAAAATCACATAGCAGATTCAAATCGTTTGCATCTGGTAATGATTCTTCTTCAGAAAACCATTTTTGATTTTTGTGTTTGTTAGTAATCTGTATTGTAAGATTTTGAAAGAAGTTTTCTAATCCCTTATTGATTGAATCTTTGTCAAGAATCTGCCATTGCTCATATTCTATACTATGTTTGTTAAAACTAATATGAGGGAAAGCACACAGAAAACCGTATAAAATCTTTGTAAACCTGTGCCCTTTCCCAAATTCCTTTCCAATTGCAGAACGTAGAGAGAACATGGCATCTCTTGCCTGGTTGAATGGTCCTACATTGCTGGTATTTGCAGCATTATATCTGTTGGTGTAATGCCAGACACCATCAATACATTTTACATCTCCACCTTTTACTTCCATTATAAAAATTCCACCTTGTGGAATCATAATCAAAAAATCTATTTCACCATACAAACGGACAGTGTGCTGAGACAAGTTAAGTGAATGAAGGATAATCCAGTCAGCGGTGAACTGACTGTTTTTGAAAATGTCAAACAGGATTTTCTCACCTGCGCTTTTACAGCTCTTGTCAATATATGGTGGTAAGAGCTTTACCATTATATGGTTTCTTTTTCAATTAGTCTGTTAACAAACCGAATATCAATTTCTTCCCAGTTATTGGAAATACTACCAACCTTCAGAATCGTTACGCTCCCTAAACCTTCAATTTCAACTTTTGAGTTGATAAGAGATTCATCGATTATGTTATGGATTTGTGATTTAATCTGGTTTGAAATATAATCAGAAGCTTTCATTCTCCAACCTACCATCTTTCTGATTGAATCTCTGACTTTAGAAATATTATCAAGCAATTCCTGCGAATTTGTTACTATAGCAATGCTGATTAAATCAGAGTCATCATTTGGACCTATTCTGTTTTCATCCTGTAACCATGTTCTAATTGTCACCTCATGCTTCTTACAATCATTATTTCTTAACTCATCAACAAGTTTCTTGAAATCATTTTCTTCTCTGGCAACATATTCTTTTAACAAATTTTTCCATAAGTCAGTCCATTTCTTAACTGCTGCTAAATTCTGTCTGTTTGTACTCTTCTCAACTAATTCAACCAGAATATCTCTGTCTGTACTTATAAATGCAATAATATCACCTGGTTTAAGTGATTCAACTTTTCTTCTGGATATATCTGCCTTCTTCCCCTGTTTTTCAAGTAATTCATTAATGACCAGGAATCTATGTGATTCGGTTGAATAGATAAAAAAAGCGCCTTCAAAAACTATCCTTTTTGCTTTAATGCTATCAAGAAGACTTCCTTTTGCAGAATATTTTGAATACAGTGCGCTATCAAGTTTCAGTTCAAAATCCGAAACATCAAACGAAATTTCATAACCTGCCTTAACCACTTCATCGCCATTATAAAGATCGTCAAACCCATTTCTCGTTTTAGAACCGGGTTCTGAACGGATACCATTAATATTAATTGTTGTTTTAATGTTTTCACAGTACCTGCGGTTCCTCCTTTGAAGTGAATTATAATATTTATTCTCGAATTGATAAAACAGTACAGTCAATTCCGAAAAAAGAAAAGATGAAATTATTCTATTAACATTTGTATACTTAGGCCACCCGGTGAGAAGTGCTATCTGCGGTCTGCCGGAAAGTAGTTTGTCGTTCACATCGGCTACAGATATTATCTTAGGTTTGCAGGAGTTATCAGTAAAAGAAGAAGCCAATGTCTTTGCTTCTTCTTCAGTTGAACATATAATGTATTCGTAATGTTTTGAGTTTAAAAGCGTTTTTAACCTGATGCACTTTTCAGATGGACTTACTGCAAATCTTTCAGCCACAGATTTGAGAAGTGAGATGCTTTCTTCAATTAAATTCTGCGAATCGCCCAACCAGATTCTACAATCGTAGAACGAGCTTTCAATCTTGTTGATTTTATCCTTTAAAACTGAAATTTCTACTTCTGATAATATGTGTGAAATTCTTGAAATATGATTGGTTATTTGAATAAGTGAAACTTTGAGAATACTCAGGTCACTGTTCGAATCATCTTTTTCAATAGAATGAATTTTCTGAGTGATTGCTTCCAAATCTTCATCAATACATATTTCTTTCACCACATTGAACGCAAGGTATTTATCAATTTTTTTTTCAAACGAATAAAAAGGTGATAGTTTCGTTATTTGTTCCAGGTGTAATTTCTCTTTAGTGAAATTGAAAAACTCAAAACCAAATTTGCCAATACTTTCAAACTTCTCTATCTCAGATAAGTCTGTAATAAGTATTGTATGAATATTTTTAGCATCGATATCCGAAAAATCAGTTCCTCTTTCATAAATGGAATTAAAACCATCAATAATAATTTTAGAGATTGTTTTTGAATGTGTCAGGTACAAAGAAAGATTTGAAAGATTAGAGGAAATTAGAAGAGTGTTTGTAAAATCTACTTCTCCGCTTTCATCTATTTTACTGTATTTAAAATACTCTTCAATATAAGAACCATTTAATGAAATATTAGATATTGAGTTTTCAAATGAAATGATCTTACTCACTAAACAAATAGAATTCTTCTGAAAAAGTTTATTATCATAAGATTTTATTCCTAGTATTTCATCTATTGGCTTTCTATTTGTATTGTTGAGAGCTTCAATTACTCTTTTATAACTAGACAATGCTTTTCGATTTGGCGGCGCAGGTTGAATTTTTGATATGTTTTTAATATCAACTGTTATGGTATCTACTTCATTGTATTCTTTATGTCTGAAAACAAAGCCTTCATGTTTTTTCCCAATCCATTCAACAACGGCATCGTTATTTAAAATAATCCAATCACCTTTCTTATAAGTTTCTAATGCCTCTGCTATCTCATTTTTGAATTGTTTATAATCTGATTCAATCTGAAATAAAACATAAGGAAGTGTAAGCCATTGTGCAACATTTTCCTTTGAAGGAAAAACCAAACATAGTTTGTTTTTTGTATTACATGCAAAAAATCTAGAAATTAGTTTAAGTGAATCTATCAACGACAATGGAAGTGAGAAGGCTTCATTTTGTCCAATAAAAGAATATTTCAGTTTTTGGATTAAATCATCATCCATTTTAGTTCACTTCTCTGTTGATTTAGCTTTTTGACAAAAGATATTTCAAGGATGTGGCAATTTTTCCAGCCATTAGTGGTGGAACAGCATTCCCGATTTGCCTGAACGCAGCTGTCCGGTTATGACCCTCTTTGACTCCTTCAAAATAATAGCTGTCAGGGAAGGACTGCAGGCGGGCTGCCTCACGCACGCTTATTGAGCGATTCTGGTTGATGTCTGGATGGATATAATAATGACCATCCTTTGAAATATGAGCAACAACTGTCTGTGACCTGCTCAGTTCCCGGGCAACCACCTTGAAACGGTCAACAAAAGAATGCCGGTTTTTGTGGCTTTTCAGGTCATCAGGCAGATCATTGTAATCAAGCCTTTCCCTGCCTTCATTCCATTTGTTTACGGCAAAACGATATATCTGTTTATCCTGTTCCGTATGCGGCCGGGTAATATGCTGGGTAAGAATATCTTTCCCGTTTCTGATCATCATGGCAGAGAGATATTCATTGGTCCCGGTTTTGTATTCTATGCCTTTATCATAATCCTGTCCGGCACTTATTTCAGGCAGATCACTGAAAATATTGCATACAGAAAAGCCTGCCCCAATATTAATGCTTTCAAGATCAGGCAGAATATAATTTTTCTCTTTCTGCCAGCCCAGTATGATAATCCGTTTTCTATTCTGTAAAACACCAAAGTTCCCTGCAGTGAGAGTATATAATTTCATCAGGTAGCCCTTTTTCAGAAAGAGCCTTTCCATATTCTCCAGATAGGCGCCTTTTTTTGCAGATTTCAGTCCAAGTACATTTTCAAAAACAAAAAGTTTGGGTTTGTATTTTTCAAGGTACTTTGCATACTGAACATAAAAATGATTGCGGGGATCGCTCCTCATGCCGTCTTCTGATCTGGCCCTGCCAACCAGGGAATAGGCCTGGCAGGGGGGACCTCCTATTATAATATCAATTTTCTCGTTACCAAGTAATCTGTCAATCTCCCCGAAAACCGAGTCGTTTTCCTCGCCTATCTTTTTATTGATTACTGATGCCAGTAAATCTTCCGGCAGATAAGAGTATAGTTGTTCACGCGTAATACTGCCATTAAGATAACTGCTATAAATTTCAGGTTGATTCTGGCTTCTCAGGTAATGGAATGCAAGTCTTGTTTTAAGGGTATAACAGGCGGCAGCATCAGACTCAACGTGAGCAACAGGTTCGTATCCTGCACCTATAAATCCTTCTGACAGTCCACCAGCACCGGCAAACAGATCAATGTATCTTACTGACGAGTTCATTTAATGTTTTATCTCTGTTATACTTCCTTAATTCACACTCAAAAATAATTAAAACATTCCAGCCTAATTGCTGCAAGACCTGAAAGTTATGAGCATCAGACACCTTATTATACTCAATTTTATCAACCCACCATTCAGTCCTTGTTTTAGGTATAACAAAATACCTGCAGCCTTCGTGACCATGCCAGAAACAACCGTTAACAAAAATGACAGTTCTGTACTTTGGCAACACTATATCCGGTTTCCCCGCCAATTTTTTATCATGAAGCCTGAACCTGAAACCCTGTGAAAACAGAAACTTACGTACCAGTATTTCGGGTTTAGTGTTCTTACCCCTGATCTGGCTCATATTGTAGCTACGGGTCTTTTTATCGTGGACATCAACCATAAGACAAAGATACAGGAGAACGATTTTGAATATAATACATGCCTTGGTAAAATAATATTCAGGCATACCTCTGTGGATTGAATGATATCCTGGCCACCCTGCAGCTGAAAGAACTCACCCCTACCGCAGGTAAGGAGTTTAAAAGGCTTACAGAAGCTCAGCTTATTGTTATTGATGATGTTATGACTCTGCCTCTTGGAAGGGAAGATGGCAACCGGTTCTTTGTCTTCTTAAATCAGATCTACGAGACCACCTCTTTCATAATCACAACCAACAAATCACCGGCAGAGTGGGCCAGATCAGTCGACGATGAGACCCTGGCTACTGCTCTGCTTGACCGTTTGCTCTGTAAGTGCCAGTTAATCCAACTCCAGGGCAAGAGTTACAGAATGCAAAACAGACAGACAATTTTTTAAAACTTGATGAAAGCTTACGAGAAATTAGGCATATTTTTACACCAGAGTCACTGCAGTATTGTTCCCGAAAACACTGCACTCTTGTTCCCTAATTTACTGCACTTCATTTTCCCGAAATCACTGTATTTCTTTTTCCTGTTTACACGCAATGCGGAGAAGCCAATAATCTATACCGACCTGTTATGTGCAGGCATTATTATAATAATTCTTATTAGTACGTTCACTCGGACAACTTTAGACCAGATCCATTGGAAATTTGAAATATATTATTTAATCCTGAGGCTGCATTCATATTTGTAATAGCCTCAGAAGCAGTTTTATTTTTATAAAAAACTTGATGATAAAAAGTTACAAAGGCGATTAATGAATCAGACCAATCGACTGAAGTAGAAGGGCCAACCAGACATACATATTTATTGTCAGATAAATCACCTTGAATTTTATTTGCATTAATTCCTTCACAAGTTGAAAAGCACAAATTTAAGACACTTACATTAAATTTAGGTTTTGAAGGTATAGGCTTTATGAACCCTATTTCAACATTTATTTTGTCAATATATTGTCTCATTCGATCCCAGTCGATAAATGTATTATCGGTTAAAATTATACCGTCTCTATTTCCATGAGCTGAAATGTGGATAAAAGGAGCAATTAAGCCTCTCAACCGATTAAAGCTAATATCATCAGATATAATTCTAAAACACTCCTCAAGTGTTTCAATTGTAACCACTTGATAATAAATATTTTGAATTTGGGCCAAATCTAATGAAGCAGACAATGCCCTACCTTCAGTACGATTGTCCAGAATATCCGAATCTCTCTGGGATTCGATGATATAGATTTTACAATGATCTTTTAAACCAGACATAAATCTTCATTTGATATAAGTATTCTTCTCTTAAACATTTCCCATAGTTACTGTTTTACTTGCAAAGAACGTTAGACGGCTTGTACAGTTGGCGCTGCTTCGCAGTGGCGCGTTGTGCCCAGTACCGATTGTAAGAAGGTCGGGGTGTTTTTGCACTCGTGGTGCGATGTGGGATTTTGATGTTGTTTTGTTTATTGTCGCGATGGCAAAAACCCCCGATAAACCGGGGCAGGCTGTGACACCAGGAGGGAGACCCCTGACGGTACCCGTCAGGGGCAGGCCGTACTGCCGACCACTTAACAGTCCCCTTTAGCCAGAAAGCTCTCGTGGTGCGGAGCGCCAACTGAGGTCACTGTTTTCTCTTTATCTATCGTATTGGCTTTTATTCGCGACCGAGCTCAACGAGCCCGTTAGCGGGGGAGTTAATTGCATATACCTACCTGTTATGCGGTCGTGCTTCTCTTCAATAATCGAACGACTTCTTCTAGTAAGACATCCATTTCTTTTCGGAAGTCAATCTGGGTAAGATTTGGTAATGTCTCAGAAGGTCTAATTGTTTGGTGGAGATAACCATCGGCAATGTTTCTAAGTGTCCTATTCAAGTTTTGCATTAATTTCTTAAAGCTTGTGTTCTTTTGCATTTCCCCATAGTTGTTAGCAACCTCGTCAAATGTATTAAGTCCAAAAATTGGTGGTACATGATTAATTATTGTTCTGCCAATCATGCCAACTGTTAAATAATTTCCACTTATAAAATTGTCATTCAGCTCTTCACAAAGTTTTATTAATCTTGTGAGATCAAATTTATGATGCGAAATAGTCTTAAGTTCATCTATCCTTTTTATATTGATGAAATCATCTTTTTTAATTTGAATTTTGGTTTGATTTGATTTGGACTTTTCTCCGTATGCATAATCGCCTATAAATTGTTCAGTAACTTCCTTCCCAATCATCTTGAGAGTTTTTACTGGCAAATAATAGCTATTAAGTGTTTTGACTCGATGGTTTTCATTGTTCATGTAAAAAACAATACTTTTCTCTCTAGAATCATTGTTACTATCATCATGACAAAAAATTCGAAATATTGAAATGTCCTCAAAATAAAATGTTTTACCAGAAATGGTTAAGGAAGGATCCCCCATAAGGTAGGCATTCACAACTTTGGGCATTTTTTCTTCGGATATCCCTAGAATGTTAAATTTCCGAGTTGAATCTTGTACAAATATGTTATAGTACATACAAAAATAAATTCCTAATGACTTGAATTATTAGCATTAGTTTTAGCATGCTGTCTAATGGATGGGTATATGAAACTTTTGGCATTTTAAAGCGATTTCCTATCAAATCGTTGTGATGTTCATTAATGTACCGCCCTTAAAATTAGCACTTCCCGCCAAATGTTTTATATACCTTGTTACCGTCTGGTTCTGTCATACATTCGCGTTGGTCATTGCTATTATATGATTTTCTTCAACAACTAAGTTTTTTATGTTGTCCTAATTTCTATAGGGATTTCGATAAGATTTTTAACAGCTGTATATAATGGAACATCTTGAGCCGGGGTGTCAAGGGAGATAATTAACGAATAGCGTGTTCTGTTTTCAACCTTCCCTAAATGTTTTCTTTCACGCCACCAGCCAATAACAGGATAAACTGCAATGTGGTTACAGGTTGCTAATTCCGCTGCTGTCAATTCAATAAAATCTGAATGAATAGATCCATTACTGCGATTATCCTTTCCGATTACCCATCGACTGCTTCCTGAATAGGTGCTTATTTCTTCGTTTTCTTCTCTTGCGGCAATATTTATTCGCTTTCTAAAGAGCTCTTCAGTTTCATCCGAATTGTTTATATCAAAACGTAAACCATGTGACTGGTAACGGTATTTATCTTTCCACCCTATTTCACCAGCACCTGGCTCTATAAAATAAGATAGTGTAATTCGCAATTTTACAGGTATTTGGTCCATCCCCAATAATAAGTCGCCTGGCCATGGAAGATTGAAAAAGTGTATTTCGTTTGTTTCTGCTTGACTGCTACTTCCTGCTTTGTAATTAAAAGGCTGAATGTTTTCCTGAGCAATAAAAGTCAATGCACTTTCCTGACTGTATAAAGCACGGTCTATTTGCGGGATCCCAAAACCAAAAACCTTCAATAAGTTTCTAAAACTGGTCCTGTTGCCTGGCTGTACATTCATTTGATTAAACATTGCGTGATTCCAATGTGCTGAATGAACCATTAAGCCTCGAATGGTCTCTGCCCATGCATCAGGATATTCAAAAGCAATTTTTGCAGCGAACCACGAAGCCTGAGCCGCTGCCGCACTTGTAGCATTAATTGTGTCAAAGGGTTTAATGTTGAATGATTTTGAAGTAGACAACAATTCTAAATCTTCGTGTGGAGTGACAATATCATCAGGAGCTTTTAGCAAATTACCACCTTCAAATACGACATCGGGTTTTATTGGCCACTTTTTCTCCCAGACTAAAGATGTTGAACTGTATGGAGATAGTTCACCTTCGTCACTAACGGGTGTATATTCCCGATAGTTATCATCATATACCTTAGTTTTTTCAGTGTATGCTCCGGCGACTATTGCATTCCACGATTGAGCCGGGTTTTGAACAGAAGAAGTAAAGTTTGAATCAGGATAATTTCGCCATGATTCTTCATTACTAATATTACCTGCAGAAATTATTATCAGTCGCTGATTTTCACCTTCACCAAATGCTAAATTATCCATTGCCCCTGACCATGAAGAAGGTCGTCCTTTGTCAGAATCTTCTGTGGATGTTACTGACATACAATATACCAAAACCATATTGGGATTCTGAATTTCAGCCCTTGCAATTCCTTGTGCAGTAACATCACCCCAAAGTTCCTTTGGTGTTTCTTCCTGATTAGGACGTGGTAAAATTTTCACGGAACACAGTCTGTGTGTAAGTGAAATAATATTTCCAGATATTAAAGCTTCTTCAAGTTTCCCATACCCCGCTATTCCTGCCATTAAAGTGCCATGTCCTCCTCTCAAAGGTGAATGGTCATTTGTTCCCCAGGCATTATCGACTGTTAAAGTGTTTGCATCGTCAATTAAAGGCTGTAACAGTTGATGGCCATTATTTACCCCACTATCCAACAAGCATACTTTAACGTTTGAATCAACTAATTCAATTCGTTGTAGTAAATTTTCGACCCAGTTTTGTTGTTCTTTGGAACTTTCGTTCACCCAAAATCCTGCAGGTTCTTGTCCAGCCCTGAACTCTGCAAGCAAATCGCTTTGCAGCATTAGTTCAATAAGGCTTTGCCGGTTTGCATTTATAAGTAAAACAGCTCTTTCAGGAAAAATAATACTGTTATGCTTAACCTCAATGCCAATCGTTTCAAGTGTTGTAAGAAATTGTGCAATTTGTTTTTGTTCCAGGTTTTCTTTTGTATTTACGTTCAACCAGACCTCACACCATTTTGTGTTTTCTGTAGGAATCATTTGCAAGTTATCTGTCCACAAACCTTCTAACAGAGCAACACTTACATCTTCAATGCTATTGACTAAATCAGCATTTGAAGGAGTTATTTTTATTTCTGTATTTGGAAATAGTCTTTGAATCTCACTTCTGAAAAAATCTTCTTGTTCAACAGGCAAATTAATAGAAGCCTTTGTTCTATTCACATTATTAATTATAACATCTTTTATTTTTTTTAGTCGAATATTATTCCCAAGTTGATTAATTACTCCAGCAACAGCATCGTGGTCTACCTCATTCAAAAAAGTAATTGTCGTAATATTTTTTGTACGATATGAATTTATTTTACTTATAAACAATCCCTCTTTCCCGATAGGGACATATACTGTTGCCCTTATCTGTGTGTGATTTTCTCCAACAGGAATTTCTTTAATATTCAGTAAGCGAATACCTTTTCCAAGATCTTCCAGACTTTTAGTAATTAAATCATGGTCGGCTGCACTGGTGAAAGAAATATAAGTTCCTTCTCTTGTGGCAATTTGTTCTGCCTCACGTTGTTTTTGCATCAGTGCTTTAGCCTGCCAAATAGCATCAAACTGCTTTAACAGTTTTTGGCTTTGTGATACCCGGTCACGAACAGGAATACGTGACTGGCCACCCCTTGATGATGGAGTTTTGTATTTTTCACGGTTTACATTTCCTGTAATAAAAATGTGTTTATATGATTCTGCCATTTACTAAAATTATTTATGATATGCTGCATTACGGTCTTTGATAGCTTTTAAAATTAGTTGATTGCTCATTTGCAGCTTTTCATTTAAGACCGTTTCTTTAATGGCATCAATACACGCAAGCGATATCTCGGCATGGCTTAATCCGTTTATATTTGAAAGAAGCTCAGTAAATTTTAGTTTTTTCGAAAATTGCGATAGTCTGGTTTTTAACAAAGCTAGTTTTTCATCCCCATTGGGCAGGTGATAAAGGATTACATCATCAAACCTCCGGAAAAGAGCTTGGTCTAACAAAGCTTTGTTGTTGGTAATTGCAATAATCAGACTGTCGGAATTATCCCGTTCAATAAATTGCAGGAAAGAATTTAAAACCCTGCGCATTTCACCAACATCATTATCCCTGCTTCGTTCCCCACCGATGGCATCAAACTCATCAAACAGGTACACGCCCTGTCGTTGCTCAATTAAATCGAACACCTGACGAAGTTTGGCACTGGTTTCACCCATATACTTTGTAACCATCTTATCCATTAGGATGGTGCATAAAGGCAGGTTCAATTCGTTGGCCAAAATGGAAGCCGTTAAGGTTTTTCCTGTTCCCGGAGGGCCTGAGAGCAAAATCTTTCTGCGGTTTTCCAAATCATGTTTGCGGAGCTTGTCACGTTGTACAAATTCTGTAACAATCCTAACGATCTTGGATTTTATATCTTCCGATGCAATGATATCCGATAAATTAACGGCAGGAACATTTTCCAGTATCAATCCCTGTAATTCGGGAGTAAAAATTTTGGTTTTATGTTTTGTTTCCTTTGCCTTGTCAATGATGGTCTTAATCTCGTTGGCAACAAGTATATGCCCCAGTTTGGCTTCATGCGCAGCTATTTGCAAAGCAGTTGTAGTAAACCTTTCAGGCTCATTGCTGTAATGCGATTTAATCAATGATATGATATAGTCTGCCTTTGCCATAATGCAAATTTATCATTTTTTGATGGTAGTTCACTTTTTATTTTCGAACTGTAGTGATTCTTCACTTGGCTGTAATACATTTATGCGTGCATTAAAATTATATTATATTTACCGGCAAGGCGTTATTTGTGTTCTAGAGGCTACAGTCCGTTCTTAGGTATTACTTAATGCACAGCCCCGTCAGTCCCAGTGGCAACCTCCTTACCAGCATCAT
Encoded proteins:
- a CDS encoding S8 family peptidase encodes the protein MAESYKHIFITGNVNREKYKTPSSRGGQSRIPVRDRVSQSQKLLKQFDAIWQAKALMQKQREAEQIATREGTYISFTSAADHDLITKSLEDLGKGIRLLNIKEIPVGENHTQIRATVYVPIGKEGLFISKINSYRTKNITTITFLNEVDHDAVAGVINQLGNNIRLKKIKDVIINNVNRTKASINLPVEQEDFFRSEIQRLFPNTEIKITPSNADLVNSIEDVSVALLEGLWTDNLQMIPTENTKWCEVWLNVNTKENLEQKQIAQFLTTLETIGIEVKHNSIIFPERAVLLINANRQSLIELMLQSDLLAEFRAGQEPAGFWVNESSKEQQNWVENLLQRIELVDSNVKVCLLDSGVNNGHQLLQPLIDDANTLTVDNAWGTNDHSPLRGGHGTLMAGIAGYGKLEEALISGNIISLTHRLCSVKILPRPNQEETPKELWGDVTAQGIARAEIQNPNMVLVYCMSVTSTEDSDKGRPSSWSGAMDNLAFGEGENQRLIIISAGNISNEESWRNYPDSNFTSSVQNPAQSWNAIVAGAYTEKTKVYDDNYREYTPVSDEGELSPYSSTSLVWEKKWPIKPDVVFEGGNLLKAPDDIVTPHEDLELLSTSKSFNIKPFDTINATSAAAAQASWFAAKIAFEYPDAWAETIRGLMVHSAHWNHAMFNQMNVQPGNRTSFRNLLKVFGFGIPQIDRALYSQESALTFIAQENIQPFNYKAGSSSQAETNEIHFFNLPWPGDLLLGMDQIPVKLRITLSYFIEPGAGEIGWKDKYRYQSHGLRFDINNSDETEELFRKRINIAAREENEEISTYSGSSRWVIGKDNRSNGSIHSDFIELTAAELATCNHIAVYPVIGWWRERKHLGKVENRTRYSLIISLDTPAQDVPLYTAVKNLIEIPIEIRTT
- a CDS encoding ATP-binding protein translates to MAKADYIISLIKSHYSNEPERFTTTALQIAAHEAKLGHILVANEIKTIIDKAKETKHKTKIFTPELQGLILENVPAVNLSDIIASEDIKSKIVRIVTEFVQRDKLRKHDLENRRKILLSGPPGTGKTLTASILANELNLPLCTILMDKMVTKYMGETSAKLRQVFDLIEQRQGVYLFDEFDAIGGERSRDNDVGEMRRVLNSFLQFIERDNSDSLIIAITNNKALLDQALFRRFDDVILYHLPNGDEKLALLKTRLSQFSKKLKFTELLSNINGLSHAEISLACIDAIKETVLNEKLQMSNQLILKAIKDRNAAYHK